One Candidatus Bathyarchaeia archaeon genomic window, TGATTTGAAACGGTCAAGGCTCGGGCAGGCGTCTATAAAGGCATGCGAACAACTAGGCTCGACACATCGGAGTTTTGAGAAATGCCGGGAAAAGAACGAGACTCTCTTGAGCCCGTGAGATGGAAGAATGGAGTGCTGGAGGCCATTGATACTACGAAACTGCCGGCGAGGCTGGTGTATGTTCGGATGCGGACGGTGGACCAGGTCTGTTTGGCGATCCGTTCTATGAAAGTTAGAGGTGCGCCGTTGATCGGCGTTGTTGGCGCGTACGGTCTCGTGTTAGCCGCGATGGATCTCGGGGGCAAAGATCTGAAGCAGGCAAGGTCACTACTTCGCAAGTCCGCCGATGCTCTGATCTCTACGAGGCCTACGGGGGTGAATCTTCGCTGGGCTGTCGAGCGGACGTTCAAAGCGTCTTTGCGGGCTGACTCGGTCGCATCCCTTGGGGACGAGTTGAAGCGAGAGGCTGACGCGATTCTTCGCGAAGAGCTGGAGTCAGCTCGCAAGATCGGGCGTTTTGGCTCGGCCTTGATTGAAGATGGGGATACTGTGCTGACGCATTGCAATGCGGGGGCTCTAGCGACCGCGGGTTACGGTACGGCGTTGGCGGTGGTCCGGGCTGCGGTTGAGCAGGGGAAGAGGGTGTCGGTGATTGCGACGGAGACGCGGCCGTTGTTGCAGGGGGCGAGGTTGACTGCTTTCGAATTGGCGCGGGACGGGATCCCCGTCCGCGTCATCGCTGATAGTGCGGCTGCACAGTTGATGGCTCAGGGTGTGGTGGACAAGATTGTTGTGGGGGCTGATCGGATCTTGGGGACGGGGCATGTTACTAACAAGATTGGGACGTTGCCGATTGCGTTGGGAGCGAAGTTCTATGGTGTTCCGTTCTATGTTGCGGCGCCTGTCTCAACGCTGGATCTCGTGACGGATGTGTCTCAGGTGGTTATCGAGGAGAGGGATCAGCGAGAGGTATTGTTGATTGGGGGTAGGCGTTTTGCTCCGAGGAATGTTGGGGCTTTGAACCCGGCTTTCGACATCACTCCACCAGAGTTGGTTACAGGGATTGTGACGGATCGCGGCGTGGTCCATCAGCCGTTGGCGGAGAACATCCGGGCTATGTTTGGCTGATTATTAGTGGAGGGAATGGCGCGCGAGACTTGAGTAGGCCCGGGGGGGCCCTAGAAATCATTGATTCCGGTTTGAAAAACAGTTTGAAGAATCGATCTCAAAACCGGTTTCAAAATATGACCAGAAAATTGGTATCAGAAAAGTGCGAGAAAAAATGCATGATTCGGAAAGGGGTCGAATCGAATAGATTCTTTTCTTCCGGGTTTTTTCACGGCTCGGAGTCGTATACCTTTTCTACTGAGAAATAGTAGGTTTAGGCGGATATTTCCCTAACTTCTCTTGTCTCTCTGGACTCTTTTTCCTTCTCCTTAGGCTCCTTCTTGATAACCGGGGTTACCACCTCCACGGGTACGTTTCCAGCAGATTCTATCCGGGCTTTCCAGTCGCTTCCAATGGACACGAGGGCGTAGATTCCTATGACTTCCGCCTTGGCCTTCTGGATGATCTTCATCATCGCCCGCTGCGTTTCTCCACTGTCGATGATATCGTCGACGATCAATACGCAGTCTGTCTTCTTGATCGCGTCCCTCGGAACAAACAAGCTCAATACGACAGCCGTCTTTGGAGGCACGAAAATTTCTTCGATAAACTCTCTCACTCCAACTTCTCTCTGTTTCTTGGCGACAAGTAATCCGACGCCGAGTCGGTGTGCTAGGAGAGTTGCGAGCGGTATTCCGTCGACCGCTGCTGTCATGATCTTCGTGACTCTTTTTCCGGCGAACTTGCCTACTGCGTGTTGGACGGCGCGTTCCATCAACATTGTGTCGCCGATGATCGCGGTGTTGTCAAAATATCCTCCTTCATCAAAATGAATTCTTTCTAGAAGTTCTTTGTCTAAACTCATGTATCTCTGGAGTGTTTTGTTGATCTCTTCTGCTCGTTCCGCGGTTGGTAAGACGTGTCCTTTCACATACCGGCTTAGAACTGTTTCAGGGAGGTGAACCATCGCCGAGAGTTCTCTGTAGGTGAATCGCTGTTTGGCTAGGTTGAGCAGTTCGATCGTCATGAGTTTGTATTTGAGATCTAGAATGCGTGAAGTGTCCTTCATTTCTTGTATCGGCATCTTAGCCACTGCTACCATGTATAACGCTTTCCATTTTTCGCGCGTGTGATTTTTTTCTGCGACGACTCGCGACCACTCCAGTACTATTCTGGTAGCGCCCAGCGTATTTCTTGATCGCGGGCTTTCCAAGTCTTAACAAAGAGAGCTGGATGAATCTCTCACCCTTTGCGAGATTGACAGCGCTGTCTCCAGAATTATAGAGACTGACAGTCAGCTGCCCGCGAAAACCAGGATCGACCAAGGCAAGGCTCGCAAACAAACCTTCGCGCGCCAAAGACGAGCGAAGATGTAAAAATCCGACAATGCCGCTAGAAAGTTCGACCGTCTCGATGCTCGCCACTAGCGAATGTTGTTTTGGTCTGAGCCGGATCTTCCGATCAACACGCAGATCTACTCCGGCTGGATTCAGCCTGAATCCCGAAGGAAGGATTCTCAATTCTCCATTTTTGATCGCTGAAGAGATTTCTTTGTCCGAGAGTGCCATTGACAAGTCCCCTTCAACCAGCGCTCACTATTCAAAGCTTGAAGTGATACTAGATTGACTCAAAAATTGGCAGACGCAAATCTAGCCCAGAAAGAGGTTTGGACTAGGGGAATGAAACATCTCAAGAAAAACGACCTCGCACTCGCAAAAATCATCAAACGCTTAGGACCTTACGAGTTTCATCTAGACGACGATGACTACGAAGCGCTTGTGGGTTCGATAATTTTCCAGCAGTTGGCCGGAGCCGCAGCGCGGGCAATACTCAACCGCTTCAAACAAATCTATGATGGCAAGATTCCTCGGCCTCGCCAATACCTCGAGACCAAGGAGAGATATCTACGCGCTAGCGGATTGTCGCCGCAGAAGATCAGATACATCCGCGACCTATCCGAGAGAATCGAGAATGGCGTCCTAGACCTGAAACGATTGTCCGATCTTCCAAGCGACGAGGTCGTAAAAGAGCTCGACAAGGTAAAAGGGATCGGAAGATGGACGGCGGAAATGTTTCTCATCTTTGTCCTGGGACGAACAGACGTCCTGCCGGTCGACGATCTTGGCTTGAGGAAGGCTGCTCAGAAAATCTACCGGCTGAGAAACCTACCAACAAGAGAAAAATTCGAACAGCTGTCGAAAAAATGGCATCCTTATTGTTCTATTGCCACCCTGTACCTCTGGAGAAGCCAGGAGAAACCGCAAGATCCAATAAAATGGTAGATCGAGAAAAGTCCCGTTTCGCTGAACGGAGAAATCACATCACAACTCTCTGGCCATGATTAGCCCGTCGAAGTATTTTCCATCTCTGAAGACCTTGTCAGGAATCATGCCTGCTTGTTTGAAGCCTGCTTTCTCGTAAGCTCGTCGGGCCATCTTGTTCTCGGCCAGAAACTCTGCGTCAAGAGTCTTTAATCCTATTTTGCGGCTTTCTTGAACGAGAGTCTCAAGGATTCTGTGTCCTATGCCTTGTCCTCTGTATTTGCTGATCATAGTTAGCCCCAGGTGTCCATGGTGATGTGTGTCTTCGTATCTGCCACGTGTTACCTCACCATTTGCGATTATTCTCCCACTTATTTCAGCGATTACGCTAACGACGTCTCCTCTCTCTATTTCCATCAGGGTATGGGCCAGCCATTCCGCTTCTTCCTCTCGAGTCAACCTTCTGTCAAATCCTGCGTATAGTCCTGAATTCGAGTCGCCATGTTTCTCTTGCACCAGGTTATTGATGAACGAGAGAAGACTATCAAGGTCCTCCCAGCGAAGCACGCGCAGAGTTACGTTCGGTACGTTAGCAAGTTTGAACCGTTTGTGGACACGACCTACCTTTAGCGATGGACGAGACAAGTTTCTCGCCGAGTTACCAGACGATGCTGCAGCCGAAGGCTGTTGTCTCCGATACTCGAACGGGTCGATTTGCGAGAAGATCGTCGATCGCGTTTCTCAGGTCGCTGACTGTTACCCTTTCGGGGTTTCTTGAATCGTCTATGCGACCCTTGTAGCGCAGTCGCCGTTCCTCATCCAAGAGAAATACGTGAGGCGTGCAAACTGCCCCGTAAGCTCTTGCAACCGCCCTGTCGTCATCCTTGACATATGGAAAGTTGAAAGCTCTCTCCTCATTTCTTAAGACCATTTCTGCATATGTATCAGCGGGGGACAGGTAGGAGTTGTTTGAGTTAAGAGCCAACAACTGCACGCTCTTCCCTGAGTAGTCTCTTTGGATCTTGAGCATCCTGTCCTGAGAAGCCTTTACGGTCGGGCATCCGTTTGAGACGAACAAGAGAACAAGTAGCTTCTTGTCTTGGAATGACGAAAGAGAATAACGTTCCCCGTCTACGCCGAGGAGATTTCCAAAGTCCGGAGCGCCTGCTCCGATTATGAATGTTTCACTTTTAGCTTGGGGAAGCTCCAACTTCAGCACTCGTCGTACTCATCGGCCGTAGGTAACGGTTGATGAGCGCTAACTCGGGGCTCTGTTAGAACTTGTCGGGGAAATGTTTCATCATGCCCTGCGAGATCGTGTCGGCGACGGCATTGATCTCGGTGAAGACATCGTCGAAAGCTACGACATCATCGTTCCATCTCTTGTCAAGTCGTGCCTCAACTTGCCTCTTCGTCAGGGTCAGATGCTGGTGGAGCAGGTCAAACATGTCGTCCTTGGCCCAATGAGGATTCGTCTGGCTAAGGAGGCCTGCAATTTCGTCAGCGTTCACAGTCCACTTACTATCTTGTGTTTCGAAATTCTTCTGGTCTCCAGCCTTTGCGAACTCGATAAGGTCAACGCCTAGGAGGACGTGTTTCCTCAGGAGCTCGGCGAGTTTTCTGCCTGTTCCCTCGCCATAGAATGGAATGAAAGAGTTGCCGATGCTATCAGGAGTCTTCAAGAGTCTCTCCTTTGCCGCGACCATATCGGGTGCATTCTCGAGTGCGGAGAGGGCATATTGGCGGGTCCAGATCGCGTGATCTGCCCAGAGCTTCCGCATGTTCGTCCTAAGTGAAAGTGTCGTCTCATTCATGGTTGTAGGCGAATAGAATATCTGTTTCTTTTTTAAGCTATCCCCCCTTTTGTTCAAGCCGCCTTTTTCCCGGTAGTCATACTAACCGACGCCGCCTAGTCGGGAAATTGGTTTGAAAGCTCCTCCCAGTTCAGTAGGCCTGGAGACTAAACAGATTCCATTCGGTGCTGAGAGGCAGATCAGCATGACCTACGGTTCTCCTCCGAACAAAGACCCGTCAAACTCTACGACCCTAGTCCTTGCTCACGGCGCAGGAAAATCGATGAGTTCTCCCCTCATCACATTTTTTCATGTCGAGATGGCCCGCCGAGGTTTCCTCACCGTCAAATTCAATTTTCCGTATATGGAAGCTAGATTTCGGTTGACTAGAACTCCCGACCCAAAGGAAGTCCTCGTTGCGTGCTATAGAAAGGTCCTCGACGAGGTCATGTCTAGTCACAGACCAGAGAAGCTAGTCATAGGAGGACTGTCGATGGGAGCTGCTGTTGCATCCCATGTTGTAGCTGATAAACCGGGAAGAAGCGATGTCTGTGCACTCTACTATCTCAGCTATCCCATTCACCGGCCTGGTAGACCAGAGGATCTTGGAGTCAAGCACCTCTCCCAGATTTCGAAACCGATGCTCTTCATATCTGGCACCAGAGACCCTTATGCGGAGCGAGATCAATTAGCGGATCTAGTTTCAAAACTTGGGCCAAACGCCAGGCTACACATTGTCGAGGGAGGAGATCACTCTCTCAACCCTCGCAAGGGACGCGCGATATATTCCAAAAGGCTCGATCAGACCTCGAACGTTCTGGAAGAGTGGCTGAGAACTCAGCTCAACTAATTGCTCGAACCGTGATAGGCATCGAAAAACCGGGCGAATTCTTGACAATAAATTGTGTTGACGTTACCCGTAACTAGCGTTCAGGGTAAGCGTCATTGGAAATAGGCGAGTCATCCGCCATCAACACTCAGTGGAAACGAATGCCGAAAGCAGAACAGACCAGCTGGGTCTTCGCCAACGTCAAAGGAGGAGTAACACGTGTTATCGGTCAACTGCGAAAGATCAAGAATGTTGAAACCGTCATACCTGTGACAGGCAGATTCGATCTCGTAATCAAACTGCGAACAAACGAACCTAACAAGACTTTCAATATCGTCGAGAAGATCAGAAAGATCAGGGGGATTACATCTACTCAGGCAGGGATTTCCCTCCAGAGGATCTCCAACGCGAAAAAGGACGAGTCAGAGGATCCTATCACTTTCGCCCTAGTAAAGGTGAGGGGAGCTTACAAGAACGTCCTGCAAAAGATCAAGACCTTCCCGAGCTTCGTCGAAGCCCACGTGATACCTGGAGAGTTCGACCTGTTCGCCGCATTCCACGGCTACAGTCCGGAAGAGCTCCTTGAAACATCCGTTGAGAAACTGGGCAGTATCAACGGAATAACAGCTATGGAGACTCTGGTCGCTTGGACACCTACATCGCCATATTAGAGGGATAGATTCTACCCGACTCTCAGGCTTCTTCTTTTCCCATATTCCTCGTTGAGTCTACCGGAAGTTCCTAGGAATTTCTAGGTCGCCGGTTTCCGTTAAGACCCTATAGCAATTGAGGGTAATCCATTTGCTAGGCTTTCCAATTTGTTCTATGGTCGCGGGGGCCTTTCTTCCCTTTCCACTCGGATAGAAGAAATCTCCTTCTCTGAACCAGTCCCCTTCCAGATTCCAAGTTCCGTTCGGACTGCGTTTTGAAAGCAAAAGGTGAGTCGCGTCTCTAATTCTCTCGTCATCTGAATATCCCAGTTTTGTCAACACTCGAAGCCCGTGAAGAATGTCATAGAAGTAGTACATTGGAAAATGAAGCGCGGTGAAGAAGGGATAGGTCTCTTTCCAATGATGATTGTCTGACTTGTAGACGCGGTGCATTAAGAGAAACTCCGCTCCTCTTTCGATTGATCGTTTCATTTTTCTCGTCCATTTTTGCCGAGGAATTTCTGAGTAGGCCCACAGTGGCTCGATGGTTGACATGAATGAACTGTGCTTCACTTTCTTTTCGGGATAATCGCAGTTCCATCCGCCGTCTTCCAGTTGTCCCTTGGCCAGCCAGTTGATTGCGTTTTTGAGACGGCGGTCCTCGCCGTATCCAAACTTGATTAGCGTTCGGATCATGTTGCCTGTGAGACATGGTTCGTCCCATCTCCTCCTCTTCTCCTCAATCTTGCTCGGACAAGCAAAAGCGCCTGTATCCACTTGGTGCAATTCGAGAAACCGTTCACATTCACCCTTGATTCTCTGATCCGCAGGAGCTTCCAACTCACCTAGTAAGGCCAGAGGCCAGGCAGCAGCCGTCCACTTTGGACGATAGCAAGTCTCCTTGGGAGGCCAGTAGCCCCCACGGGTTTGCCCCTTCATTATGCGCCTGACAGGCCCAGATTTTTCTATCCTCTCTCGGGTTGCTACAACATCTTTGTCGCTGGTGCGACGACCTAGTAGGTCGGTGAGAGTGTGAAATCTTATGGAAGGATCCTTTGGATCCAGTAGCCATTCAATTGTAGGCTGTTTCATGACGTTTGGCTTCAAACTGGCTCTGTTAATCGTTTCCTCGGGGGTCTAAGCATAGTCGATGAGACTACCGGCGTATCATCTTCTCCGTTTCACGAATCTGACCAGCATAGATCTGTCGGTCCTCTTCATCAATGTTCAAGGAGCCAAGTTGTTTCTTCGCTTTGCTGAGATACTTTCTGGCAACTTTGTAGTTCTTTGCCACCGCGTGAGCTCGCGCAACAGCTTCATAGGCAGTGCCGAGAATCTCTATCAAGTTATTCTTCTTGGCGATCTCCAGTGATGATCTGGCGAATTGAAGCGATAGGTTGGGACGGCCGAGGGCTGCGTATACTCGAGAGATCTGCCAATCCCCAACTGCCTGGTTTCGGGGACTACCGACAAGACTCCAATGATAGCGCGACGAGTGGGCCAAGTGTAGCATCATCGCGTCATCCTCGGCGTTTCTTTTCTTCTTCTCTAGGTAATCCCAAGTTCTGTTGAAAGATTGGGCCCCGGTTTTCCGGTGAAACCTGCGTTCACTTTCTGTCATTCTCATGGTCGGTGTTCATTGAGTATTGTCATATTGTAGCTGGGTGAGTGCACGAATTACTCTGGCGGGGGTTCCCAGATTACTTCCGCTATGCTGAATGCCAGTTTGACGTCCGCTTGTTTCAATTGCTCAGGTGGTATCTCCATTGGAACTCGAACCTCCCCGGCGATAGCGCACACCGCGTCGTTCAACCATCGATATTTCTCGCTCTCCGTCGTGTGTCTGGCAAAACCCACGACCTGTCGACGCCGCTTCGTCGCGGGGTTTGTTGTTGGCCTAAGTTTGTACAGTTCCTGAGATCGGTCGGATGATCGGCCATAGCCTTGGAAGTCGAGCATTATCAACGCGGAATCATCTGTTTCTATGAATCCTTGGATATTCATGGTAAAGGTTTCGTCGGTACGTCGGTGAGGATGATTCGATCCTCGAAATCTTCCGGAGATGCGTCCCTCACATATTCCTTCAGCGAAGTAGAAATGGTCTTCCTCAGTTCCCTTTTTCCCAGTAAGATTAACCTGCCATCCGTCGGGATAGAAGAATCGGACCGTGTAGAGAGGTTCCAGTCGCATAATCCCTCCGCAATCTCGACGATATTAATTCTATTCGAGAAACACTTAGCGAATTCAGCCCGGACCTCATAAAGGGATGGGTGGCGAGCCCGGTGGGATTCGAACCCACGATTTTCGGACCACACTCTGTAAGATAAGACAGTTTGCGGGACGTCCTTGTTCTGAAGCCCCTCATAAGAGAGCAGATTTGTAGGATTCGAGCTCTTCGGCGGAGCGGGCAGTCGTACAAGGAGGTAGCTCGCCGCGCAGGATTTTCAGTAAGCACTGTGCACAAGTATGCTTTCAAAGTTAGACTCGACAAGAGAAGCAAGGCGCGAATCCAAGAAGGGGTTTTTCGAACACAGCGTAATTTTGTCAGCAAGTTTGCTCGCGTTAAAACCGTAGCGGTAACGTCCCAAGAGTTGACCCGTGACAAGGCTCGCCTGCTAGGGCACATATTATTCGACGGAATCGCTACACGCTACGTTATCAGCTATACAACCGCATCGTCAGCTTTGGCTCGGCAGTTTCTGAATGACCTCGAAATTAGCTATCGAGGGCTTAAGCCGCGAATTCGAAAATATGCATCCAAGAACATGGATG contains:
- the mtnA gene encoding S-methyl-5-thioribose-1-phosphate isomerase, giving the protein MPGKERDSLEPVRWKNGVLEAIDTTKLPARLVYVRMRTVDQVCLAIRSMKVRGAPLIGVVGAYGLVLAAMDLGGKDLKQARSLLRKSADALISTRPTGVNLRWAVERTFKASLRADSVASLGDELKREADAILREELESARKIGRFGSALIEDGDTVLTHCNAGALATAGYGTALAVVRAAVEQGKRVSVIATETRPLLQGARLTAFELARDGIPVRVIADSAAAQLMAQGVVDKIVVGADRILGTGHVTNKIGTLPIALGAKFYGVPFYVAAPVSTLDLVTDVSQVVIEERDQREVLLIGGRRFAPRNVGALNPAFDITPPELVTGIVTDRGVVHQPLAENIRAMFG
- a CDS encoding phosphoribosyltransferase family protein; the protein is MPIQEMKDTSRILDLKYKLMTIELLNLAKQRFTYRELSAMVHLPETVLSRYVKGHVLPTAERAEEINKTLQRYMSLDKELLERIHFDEGGYFDNTAIIGDTMLMERAVQHAVGKFAGKRVTKIMTAAVDGIPLATLLAHRLGVGLLVAKKQREVGVREFIEEIFVPPKTAVVLSLFVPRDAIKKTDCVLIVDDIIDSGETQRAMMKIIQKAKAEVIGIYALVSIGSDWKARIESAGNVPVEVVTPVIKKEPKEKEKESRETREVREISA
- the dcd gene encoding dCTP deaminase; translation: MALSDKEISSAIKNGELRILPSGFRLNPAGVDLRVDRKIRLRPKQHSLVASIETVELSSGIVGFLHLRSSLAREGLFASLALVDPGFRGQLTVSLYNSGDSAVNLAKGERFIQLSLLRLGKPAIKKYAGRYQNSTGVVASRRRKKSHARKMESVIHGSSG
- a CDS encoding DNA-3-methyladenine glycosylase 2 family protein, translated to MTQKLADANLAQKEVWTRGMKHLKKNDLALAKIIKRLGPYEFHLDDDDYEALVGSIIFQQLAGAAARAILNRFKQIYDGKIPRPRQYLETKERYLRASGLSPQKIRYIRDLSERIENGVLDLKRLSDLPSDEVVKELDKVKGIGRWTAEMFLIFVLGRTDVLPVDDLGLRKAAQKIYRLRNLPTREKFEQLSKKWHPYCSIATLYLWRSQEKPQDPIKW
- a CDS encoding GNAT family protein, whose amino-acid sequence is MSRPSLKVGRVHKRFKLANVPNVTLRVLRWEDLDSLLSFINNLVQEKHGDSNSGLYAGFDRRLTREEEAEWLAHTLMEIERGDVVSVIAEISGRIIANGEVTRGRYEDTHHHGHLGLTMISKYRGQGIGHRILETLVQESRKIGLKTLDAEFLAENKMARRAYEKAGFKQAGMIPDKVFRDGKYFDGLIMAREL
- a CDS encoding thioredoxin family protein encodes the protein MELPQAKSETFIIGAGAPDFGNLLGVDGERYSLSSFQDKKLLVLLFVSNGCPTVKASQDRMLKIQRDYSGKSVQLLALNSNNSYLSPADTYAEMVLRNEERAFNFPYVKDDDRAVARAYGAVCTPHVFLLDEERRLRYKGRIDDSRNPERVTVSDLRNAIDDLLANRPVRVSETTAFGCSIVW
- a CDS encoding glycosyltransferase is translated as MNETTLSLRTNMRKLWADHAIWTRQYALSALENAPDMVAAKERLLKTPDSIGNSFIPFYGEGTGRKLAELLRKHVLLGVDLIEFAKAGDQKNFETQDSKWTVNADEIAGLLSQTNPHWAKDDMFDLLHQHLTLTKRQVEARLDKRWNDDVVAFDDVFTEINAVADTISQGMMKHFPDKF
- a CDS encoding alpha/beta family hydrolase, translating into MKAPPSSVGLETKQIPFGAERQISMTYGSPPNKDPSNSTTLVLAHGAGKSMSSPLITFFHVEMARRGFLTVKFNFPYMEARFRLTRTPDPKEVLVACYRKVLDEVMSSHRPEKLVIGGLSMGAAVASHVVADKPGRSDVCALYYLSYPIHRPGRPEDLGVKHLSQISKPMLFISGTRDPYAERDQLADLVSKLGPNARLHIVEGGDHSLNPRKGRAIYSKRLDQTSNVLEEWLRTQLN
- a CDS encoding Lrp/AsnC ligand binding domain-containing protein, translated to MEIGESSAINTQWKRMPKAEQTSWVFANVKGGVTRVIGQLRKIKNVETVIPVTGRFDLVIKLRTNEPNKTFNIVEKIRKIRGITSTQAGISLQRISNAKKDESEDPITFALVKVRGAYKNVLQKIKTFPSFVEAHVIPGEFDLFAAFHGYSPEELLETSVEKLGSINGITAMETLVAWTPTSPY
- a CDS encoding DUF3237 family protein; its protein translation is MRLEPLYTVRFFYPDGWQVNLTGKKGTEEDHFYFAEGICEGRISGRFRGSNHPHRRTDETFTMNIQGFIETDDSALIMLDFQGYGRSSDRSQELYKLRPTTNPATKRRRQVVGFARHTTESEKYRWLNDAVCAIAGEVRVPMEIPPEQLKQADVKLAFSIAEVIWEPPPE